A window of Diospyros lotus cultivar Yz01 chromosome 14, ASM1463336v1, whole genome shotgun sequence contains these coding sequences:
- the LOC127791220 gene encoding uncharacterized protein LOC127791220 has product MSFLSGSSRNSWQPIMTGNTTTPSYWLNWRVLLCAIWVLMSMVFASCLISKYENRARDSGNGDGGAEEEEEPAGILYEDEVWKPCLKGIHPAWLLAFRVLAFFTLLILLILNIAVDGGSIFYFYTQWTFALITIYFGLGSLLSMYGCYRHHRNNAVGDGTNNRELDAEHGSTAASRRLPNPNGAKHLEPSRQTSARRVAGFWSYVFQIIFQMNAGAVVLTDCVFWFIIVPFLVIKDYNLNFLIIDMHTINAVFLLGDTALNCLRFPWFRIAYFFLWTAVYVIFLWIIHACFALWWPYPFLDLSSSFAPLWYSSVALMHIPCYGIFVLVVKMKHFLLSKWFPQSYQCPR; this is encoded by the exons ATGAGTTTCCTATCAGGATCTTCAAGAAATTCTTGGCAGCCAATAATGACTGGCAATACCACCACTCCAAGCTACTGGCTCAACTGGAGGGTCTTGCTCTGTGCCATTTGGGTATTAATGTCAATGGTTTTTGCATCCTGTCTCATCTCCAAGTACGAAAATCGAGCGAGAGATTCGGGTAATGGAGATGGAggagcagaggaagaagaagagcctGCTGGAATTCTGTATGAGGATGAAGTTTGGAAGCCATGTTTGAAAGGGATTCATCCTGCTTGGTTGCTGGCTTTTCGGGTTCTCGCCTTCTTCACGCTCTTGATCCTACTGATCCTTAATATTGCTGTTGATGGGGGTAGCATATTTTACTTCTACACTCA GTGGACGTTTGCACTAATAACGATTTATTTCGGG CTTGGATCATTGCTGTCCATGTATGGATGCTACCGACACCACCGCAATAACGCGGTTGGTGATGGAACCAACAACCGGGAGCTTGATGCCGAGCATGGAAGCACTGCAGCTTCTAGGCGTCTGCCAAATCCCAACGGCGCAAAACACTTGGAACCCAGTCGACAAACCAGTGCTCGGCGAGTTGCAGGGTTCTGGAGCTATGTTTTTCAGATCATTTTCCAG ATGAATGCAGGTGCTGTGGTCCTCACCGACTGTGTTTTCTGGTTCATTATAGTACCATTCTTGGTAATCAAAGATTACAACTTGAACTTT CTGATAATCGACATGCACACGATCAACGCTGTTTTCCTCCTCGGTGACACTGCTTTGAACTGTCTG CGCTTCCCTTGGTTTCGAATTGCATACTTCTTCCTCTGGACGGCTGTTTATGTCATCTTCCTGTGGATCATCCATGCCTGCTTCGCGCTCTG GTGGCCATATCCATTTCTTGATTTGTCATCTTCATTTGCTCCTCTCTG GTATTCATCTGTGGCTTTGATGCACATTCCATGCTATGGAATCTTTGTTCTGGTGGTGAAGATGAAGCACTTTCTGCTCTCAAAGTGGTTCCCTCAGTCCTACCAGTGTCCAAGGTGA